The genomic DNA GCGCGGGTTCAGGTCATGTGCCACCCAGATCATCACGGCCTGCTCGTTCATGCGCTCGTGGACCTTGGTCAGGATCGGCAGACGCTTCTCCGGGTCGAAGGTGTTCATGGCCTCCGCGACCAGCTGATCGACTTGCGGGTCCTCGAAATGCCCCCAGTTGCTGCCTGCCGGCGACCACTGCGACTTCATGATGAAGCGGAACATCCCGTTGAACGGGTCCTGCGTCGCGCGGGTGATGTTGATGCCGTTGATGTCGTGGTGCTTGTCCACGCCCTCGCGGCCCACCTGCAGCAGCGCGTTCCAGTCCATGACCTGAAGGTTGACCTTGAAGCCGACCTCCTCCAGCTGCGCCTTCACCAGCTCGTTCATCGGCAGCGGCTGCATCTGACCGGAGCCGGAGGTAGAGATGGCGAAGGTGACGTTGCAGGGGACGCAGCCGGCCTCCTTCAGCAGCGCCTTGGCCTTGTCCGGATTGTACTCGTACTTCACCGGCTTGCCGTAATAGGCGGTGGAGGGCGGCACGGTGGCGTAGCCCGGCAAGGCGACGCCGCCCAGCATCTCCACCATATCATCCCGGTTCAGCGCGTAGTTGGCCGCCTGCCGCACCCGGATGTCGTTGAAGGGCTTGTCCACGAAATTGAGCTGGTAGGCCCAGTTATGCGGATAGGCATTGGTGATCACCTGCATGCCCGAGGATTTCAGGCGGGGGATGGTGTCGGGCGCCGGGGCCTCGATCCAGTCCACCTGTCCGGAAAGCAGCGAAGCGGTGCGCGTCGATGCCTCCGGCATCGGCAGCAGCACCAGCCGGTCCTGCTTCGGGACACGGGCCTTGTCCCAGTACTCCTTGTTCGCCACCAGCTCCAGCCGCTCGCCCGGCACCATGCGGGAGAAGCGGTAGGGGCCCGTGCCCGAGGGATTCTTGGCGAAGGCGTTGGCGTCGTTCTTCAGCTCCTCCGCACGGGCGGGGCTGACCATCATCAGGAAGGACAGGTTGTAGGGAAAGATGCTGTCCGGCTGCTTGGTGGTGAAGGCGACGGTGTAGTCGTCGATCTGCTCGACGCCCGCGAAGTTGGTCAGGTAGCTGCGGGCGAAGGCGAATTGCTGTGCATTGAACTGGGGCGCGCCCTCCTTGGTCATGCGCTCCATGTTCCAGACCACCGACTTCGCGTTGAAGTCACTCCCGTCGTGGAACTTCACACCCTTGCGGAGGGTGAAGATCCAGCGTCGGCTGTTGTTGGGGTCGATGTGCCATTCGGTGGCCAAGCCCGGCTTGATATCGGCGATCTTGTCGCCCTTCGACAGGTCCCAGAGGATCAGGGAGTCGTAGAGGTTGTAGCCGACGAAGCGCCAGCCCTCGAAGCCCTGGTCCGGCATGCCAGCGGTGAGCGGGATGTCGCCCGCCGTCATGGCCACACGCAGTACGCTTTCCGCCGAGGCGGGCGCCACGGTGCCCAGCAGCGTGGTCATCAGGCCCAGGGTGACGCCGAAACGGGTCGCACACAGCCGCGTCGCACCCAGGCGCAGGGATGGCACCGTCATCTTCTCTCCTTGTCCCGGCAGGACGGATCGGAATCTCTGCTTTCCGTGTCAGCAATCGCCGTGCCAGATTTCGCGCGACGCGGCCGGCCAGGGCAGCACGCAACGCCGACGCGGGACGGGCCGCGATCCGTGCCGTGCCGGGCGGCATTTCACCCGGCGGGAATGCCACAGCGCGCGGCAGATGCGCGCCGATGTCCCACAGCGCGCGCCGCTTATGACGCCAGAACAACGGCTTTCATCCTTGTCCAGCACTGGGAGCATGGAAAATCCTGCCATTTCTTTGGGCGCGACAGACCGGCGGCGCGGACGTAACCTCGTGCCGTTCCTCCCTTGGCCTGACAGGCCCCTGCCGGAGTCTCTCCCCATGACGACCGAAACCGATCCCGAACTGGATATGGCGCTCGCGCGCGCCGGTATCACCCTGCCGCCGGGACGCTATGCCGGCGTGCTCGCCACCCATCGCGACCTGCAGAAGATGATGCCGATCCTGCGCCAGCCGCGCACCGCCGCGGCCGAGCCGGCGGGGATCTATGTGCTGGACACCATCACGCGGGAGCAGGCGCCGTGAACGACGCGAAGCTGGAAGACCTCTCCATCGCCGAGGCCGGGGCGAAGCTGCGCGACGGCAGCCTGACCTCCGCCGCCCTGACGCACCATGCACTGGACCGGATCGCGAAGCTCGATGGCGCCCTGCATGCCTTCGTGCTGGTCACGGAGGAACGCGCCATGGCCGATGCGGCCAGGGCCGATGCCGAGCTCGCCGCCGGCACCGATCGCGGGCCGATGCACGGCATCCCCTATGCGCTGAAGGACATCTACGACACCGCCGGCATCCGCACGACATGCCATTCCAAGCTGCTGATCGACAATGTCCCCACCGAGGACAGCGTCGTGGCGGCGAAGCTCGCCGCGGGCGGCGGCGTGCTGCTGGGCAAGCTGGCGACGCATGAATTCGCCATGGGCGGGCCGAGCTTCGACCTCCCCTTCCCGCCCGCGCGCAATCCCTGGAACACCGACCACATCACCGGCGGTTCCTCCTCCGGCTCCGGCGCCGCCGTCGCCGCCGGCCTGGTGCGCATGGCAATGGGCTCCGACACCGGCGGATCGATCCGCGGTCCCGCGGCCTATTGCGGCACGGTGGGCCTCAAGCCGACCTATGGGCTGATCAGCCGGCGCGGCGTCTTCCCGCTTTCCTACACGCTCGACCATTGCGGCCCGCTGACGCGCAGCGTCGAGGATGCGGCGATCACCACCGAGATGCTGGCGGGCTTCGACCCGCTCGACCCCGCGAGCGCCGACAAGCCGGTCGTCGATCTGCGCAGCGGGCTGGAGGATGGCGTCGCGGGCCTGCGCGTCGGCATGCCGCGCAACCTCTACCGCGATGCCGAAGGGCTTTCGCCCGAGGTCTATGACGCGATCGAGCGTGTCGGACAGGCACTGGAAGCGGCGGGCGCGATCGTCGAGGAGGTCACGCTTCCCGACTATTCCCTCTTCAATGCCTGCGGCCGCGTGATCCTGACCGCCGAGGCCTTCGCCATCCACGAGAAGGACCTGCGCGAGCGGCCGCAGGATTACGGCGAACTCTTCCTCATGCGGATCGTCACCGGTGCCGCGATCAGCAGCGCGGACTACATCCAGGCTCAGCGCCTGCGCCGCGAACTCTCCATGGCGGTGAACCGCGAGGCGCTGAAGACGTACGACGTGCTGCTCACCGCCTGCGCCCTCGGCCCGGCCCCCGCCTTCGCCGACTGCCCGCCGGACCGCCCCATGTTCTGGCCGATCCAGACCATGCCCTTCAACGTCACGGGCAATCCGGCCCTTTCCATGCCGGCCGGCCTCTCCGCCTCCGGCCTGCCGCTCTCCGCCCAGATCGTCGGCCGCCCCTTCGACGAGGCCACACTCCTCCGCGTCGGCCGCGCCGTCGAGAAAGCCACGGCCCACTGGGGCGCCACCGCTCCGGCTCTGCTCGCGGCTGAATGATCTGGCCTGGGAACCGGGAGGCTCTGCCTCCCGGACCCTTTGCTGAAGAAGGGGCCGCTCAGGGGGATAGTATCCCCCTGAGACCCCGCCATGAGCGCTCCGCGAGGAGGGGATTCCCGCCGTTGCGCCAATAGCGACCGGTGTCCTGTTCCCCCTCCTCGCGGAGCGCTCATAGGGTTCCCATGGGGGCGAAGCACTGCTTCGCCCGTCCCTGGGCGGGTGGGTTTCAGGGAGGGCAGAGCCCTCCCTGGACCCGGCCCGATCACCCAGCGCCGAGCGCCGGCACGCGGTTGTGCCAGTCGGTGTCGCGCTGGTAGGCGTCGCCGATGGTCATGAGGCGGGCCTCGGCGAAGGGGCGGCCGACGAGCTGGAGGCCGACGGGCAGGCCGCGATCGTCGAAGCCGCAATGCACGCTCAGCCCGGGCAGGCCGAGATAGTTGATCGGCCGCGTGTTCTGCGTGATCAGGCCGAAGCGGCGGATGGCCTCGGGGTCGCCGCCGTCGATGCGGCATTCCGCGCGCGTCGGGATCTTGCGCGGGATGGTGGGCATGGCGAGCACGTCCACCTGCGAGAAGACCTCGTCGCAGAAGGCCTTGAGCACCGGGCCGCGCCGGCTCAGCGCCTCGATGTAGTAGCTGGCCGGGATGGCATAGCCCGGGAACATGCGGCCGCTGAGGTGGCTGGCGTAGTCGCCCGGGCGTTCGCGCATCCAGTTGGCGTGGATGGTCGGACCCTCGCTGCGGCTGACGACGGAGCCGTAGGTCAGGACCTGTTCCATTACCGGCAGGCGGATGCGGGTGACGGTGGCGCCGCGGCCACGCAGCACCTCGATCGAGGCCTCGAAGGCGGCCAGGATGTCCGGGTCGGCGCCGTCGAGGAACCAGGTTTCCGCCACGCCGATGCGCTGGCCGCGTAGGTCGCCAGTCAGCGCGGCCTCGTAGTCGGGCACCGGCTCCTTTGCGCTGGTCGGGTCCTTCGGATCATGGCCGGCGATGACGCCCATCACCCGGGCGCAGTCGCGCACGGTGCGCACCAGTGGGCCGACATTGTCGCAGGAGAAGGAGAGCGGCATCACGCCGTGGCGGCTGACGCGGGTCTGCGTCGGCTTGAGGCCCACCACGCCGCAGGCCGAGGCGGGCAGGCGGATCGAGCCGCCGGTGTCGGAGCCGAGCGCCATGAAGGCGAAGCGGGCGGAGACGGCGGCGCCGGAGCCGGAGGAGGACCCGCCGGTGATGTAGTCGCCGTTCCAGGGGTTCAGGCAGTCGCCGAAATGCTGGTTGTGACCGGTCGGATTCTGCGCGAACTCCGCCATGTTGAGGCCGCCCATGGTGATGGCGCCGGCACCTTCGAGCCGCTCGATCACGGTCGCGGTGTAGTCGGGCCGGAAGTCGCCGCGGATGGCGGAGCCACAGGTCGAGAGCTTGCCGGCCTTGTAGTACATGTCCTTGTGCGCCATCGGCACGCCGGCCAGCGGGCCGGAGGCGGTGCCGGCGGCGCGGGCCTTGTCGGCGGCGTCGGCGGCCTCCAGCGCGGCCTCGCGCTCGATCCAGGTGGTGGCATTGACCGCCGGCTCATGCGCCTCGATGCGGTCCAGGCAGGCCTGGGTCAGGGCGGTGGCGGTGACCTCGCCCCGGGCGAAGGCGTCGGCGGCCTCGGCGAGGCTCAGGCCGGCGAGACCCGCCGTGCTGGCCATTGGGGGAGCCATCGGCACGGCGTCCATCACGCGCGCTCCTTGCAGCTCTGCAGCGCCGCCTCGAAGGAGGAGGGCTCGTCCTCGAAGCGCAGCGTGCCGCGCAGCGCCTCGAAATCCGCGATCAGCTTCGGGATATCCATCGACGCCATCTGCCGGCCC from Roseomonas gilardii includes the following:
- a CDS encoding ABC transporter substrate-binding protein — protein: MTVPSLRLGATRLCATRFGVTLGLMTTLLGTVAPASAESVLRVAMTAGDIPLTAGMPDQGFEGWRFVGYNLYDSLILWDLSKGDKIADIKPGLATEWHIDPNNSRRWIFTLRKGVKFHDGSDFNAKSVVWNMERMTKEGAPQFNAQQFAFARSYLTNFAGVEQIDDYTVAFTTKQPDSIFPYNLSFLMMVSPARAEELKNDANAFAKNPSGTGPYRFSRMVPGERLELVANKEYWDKARVPKQDRLVLLPMPEASTRTASLLSGQVDWIEAPAPDTIPRLKSSGMQVITNAYPHNWAYQLNFVDKPFNDIRVRQAANYALNRDDMVEMLGGVALPGYATVPPSTAYYGKPVKYEYNPDKAKALLKEAGCVPCNVTFAISTSGSGQMQPLPMNELVKAQLEEVGFKVNLQVMDWNALLQVGREGVDKHHDINGINITRATQDPFNGMFRFIMKSQWSPAGSNWGHFEDPQVDQLVAEAMNTFDPEKRLPILTKVHERMNEQAVMIWVAHDLNPRALSPKVKGFVQAQSWFQDLTQVTVQP
- a CDS encoding Asp-tRNA(Asn)/Glu-tRNA(Gln) amidotransferase GatCAB subunit A, which gives rise to MNDAKLEDLSIAEAGAKLRDGSLTSAALTHHALDRIAKLDGALHAFVLVTEERAMADAARADAELAAGTDRGPMHGIPYALKDIYDTAGIRTTCHSKLLIDNVPTEDSVVAAKLAAGGGVLLGKLATHEFAMGGPSFDLPFPPARNPWNTDHITGGSSSGSGAAVAAGLVRMAMGSDTGGSIRGPAAYCGTVGLKPTYGLISRRGVFPLSYTLDHCGPLTRSVEDAAITTEMLAGFDPLDPASADKPVVDLRSGLEDGVAGLRVGMPRNLYRDAEGLSPEVYDAIERVGQALEAAGAIVEEVTLPDYSLFNACGRVILTAEAFAIHEKDLRERPQDYGELFLMRIVTGAAISSADYIQAQRLRRELSMAVNREALKTYDVLLTACALGPAPAFADCPPDRPMFWPIQTMPFNVTGNPALSMPAGLSASGLPLSAQIVGRPFDEATLLRVGRAVEKATAHWGATAPALLAAE
- a CDS encoding Asp-tRNA(Asn)/Glu-tRNA(Gln) amidotransferase GatCAB subunit A codes for the protein MDAVPMAPPMASTAGLAGLSLAEAADAFARGEVTATALTQACLDRIEAHEPAVNATTWIEREAALEAADAADKARAAGTASGPLAGVPMAHKDMYYKAGKLSTCGSAIRGDFRPDYTATVIERLEGAGAITMGGLNMAEFAQNPTGHNQHFGDCLNPWNGDYITGGSSSGSGAAVSARFAFMALGSDTGGSIRLPASACGVVGLKPTQTRVSRHGVMPLSFSCDNVGPLVRTVRDCARVMGVIAGHDPKDPTSAKEPVPDYEAALTGDLRGQRIGVAETWFLDGADPDILAAFEASIEVLRGRGATVTRIRLPVMEQVLTYGSVVSRSEGPTIHANWMRERPGDYASHLSGRMFPGYAIPASYYIEALSRRGPVLKAFCDEVFSQVDVLAMPTIPRKIPTRAECRIDGGDPEAIRRFGLITQNTRPINYLGLPGLSVHCGFDDRGLPVGLQLVGRPFAEARLMTIGDAYQRDTDWHNRVPALGAG